The Primulina tabacum isolate GXHZ01 chromosome 16, ASM2559414v2, whole genome shotgun sequence genome window below encodes:
- the LOC142528628 gene encoding 3-epi-6-deoxocathasterone 23-monooxygenase CYP90D1: protein MDQIVWSFLATAAIILFLSAITAHRNTILTASNFNRRRRRSSELSSPAIPLGNLGILPFIGETIHFISCAYSDKPETFMDKRRLVYGKVFKSHLFGSPTIISTDAEVSKIILQSDASIFVPSYPKSLMELMGKSSILLVNGSLHRRMHGLIGSFIKSPNLKAQITADMQKYVMASMDKWREDSPVFVQDEAKHIGFQVLVKALISLELGDEIEVLKKHFQEFIAGLMSLPLNFPGTQLYRSLQAKKKMIQVIHRIIQTKREINGGGKRNSARDVADALVKDTNEYLTDDLIAENIIDLMIPGEDSVPVLITLAVKYLSDSPLALKQLTEENMNLKKAKEKLGEPFYWNDYMTSLPFTRSVITETLRMGNIIIGVMRKAMKDVEIKGYHIPKGYCVLSYFRSVHLDDSLYESPYQFNPWRWNDKDISYSYNFTPFGGGQRLCPGLDMARLEASIFLHHLVTQFRWEAEEDSIVNFPTVRMKKRMPIWVKRRRNT from the exons ATGGACCAAATCGTGTGGAGTTTTCTGGCGACAGCAGCAATAATATTGTTCTTGTCCGCCATAACTGCGCACAGGAACACTATATTAACCGCGAGTAATTTCAACAGAAGAAGAAGACGAAGCAGCGAGTTATCATCTCCAGCGATTCCTTTGGGTAATCTTGGAATACTGCCTTTTATTGGAGAAACCATTCACTTCATCTCTTGTGCTTATTCAGACAAACCTGAGACTTTCATGGACAAAAGACGTCTCGT GTATGGTAAGGTTTTCAAGTCACACTTATTTGGAAGTCCCACCATAATATCAACTGATGCAGAAGTAAGCAAGATCATTCTGCAAAGTGATGCAAGTATATTTGTGCCATCTTACCCTAAATCTCTGATGGAACTCATGGGAAAATCCTCTATATTGCTTGTGAATGGAAGTCTGCACAGAAGAATGCATGGCTTGATTGGTTCTTTCATCAAATCTCCAAACCTGAAAGCACAGATTACTGCAGATATGCAAAAGTATGTCATGGCATCGATGGATAAATGGAGGGAAGATTCACCTGTGTTTGTTCAAGATGAAGCTAAACAC ATTGGATTTCAAGTGCTGGTCAAAGCATTAATTAGCTTGGAACTCGGTGATGAAATTGAGGTtctgaaaaaacattttcaagaATTTATTGCCGGCCTAATGTCGTTGCCATTAAATTTTCCTGGTACTCAGCTTTACCGATCATTACAG GCGAAAAAGAAAATGATCCAAGTAATACATAGGATTATCCAAACGAAAAGGGAAATTAATGGCGGCGGCAAAAGGAACTCAGCAAGAGATGTTGCAGATGCATTGGTGAAGGATACAAATGAGTATTTGACAGACGATTTGATAGCAGAAAACATAATTGATTTAATGATTCCTGGAGAGGATTCCGTGCCTGTTTTGATCACTCTTGCTGTCAAATACCTGTCTGACTCACCacttgctttaaaacaattaacg GAGGAGAATATGAACCTGAAGAAGGCCAAAGAAAAGCTTGGAGAGCCATTTTATTGGAATGATTACATGACGTCATTGCCCTTCACAAGGAGT GTGATAACAGAAACACTGCGGATGGGAAACATAATAATAGGAGTAATGAGAAAAGCAATGAAAGATGTGGAAATAAAAGGATACCATATCCCTAAAGGATACTGTGTGCTGTCATATTTCAGATCAGTCCATTTGGATGATTCCCTTTATGAATCCCCTTATCAATTCAATCCATGGAGATGGAAT GACAAGGACATAAGTTATAGCTATAACTTCACACCATTTGGAGGTGGGCAAAGGTTGTGTCCAGGGCTTGACATGGCTAGGTTGGAGGCTTCTATCTTCCTCCATCATCTGGTTACTCAATTCAG ATGGGAAGCTGAAGAAGATTCCATTGTCAACTTCCCTACTGTCCGAATGAAGAAAAGAATGCCAATTTGGGTCAAAAGGAGAAGAAATACATGA
- the LOC142528857 gene encoding DEAD-box ATP-dependent RNA helicase 20: MSRYDSRSADPASYRDRRSDSGFVHKGEYDGSRSSSSSKREYEGGAQSPPRKSELDGLTPFEKNFYAESPAVASMSESDVEEYRRRREITVEGKNVPKPVKSFGDVNFPEYVMQEIVKAGFTEPTAIQSQGWPMALKGRDLIGIAETGSGKTLAYLLPAIVHVNAQPFLAPGDGPIVLVLAPTRELAVQIQQEATKFGASSKIKNTCIYGGVPKGPQVRDLQKGVEIVIATPGRLIDMLESHHTNLRRVTYLVLDEADRMLDMGFEPQIRKIVDQIRPDRQTLYWSATWPKEVEQLARRFLFNPYKVIIGSPDLKANHAIHQHVEIMSENQKYNKLVKLLEDIMDGSRILIFMDTKKGCDQITRQLRMDGWPALSIHGDKSQAERDWVLSEFRAGKSPIMTATDVAARGLDVKDVKYVINYDFPGSLEDYVHRIGRTGRAGAKGTAYTFFTAANARFAKDLIKILQEAGQKVSPELVTMGRGAPPPPAFGGGSRDRGRGYGGGRSWN, encoded by the exons ATGAGCCGCTACGACAGCCGCTCCGCCGATCCTGCCTCCTACCGTGACCGCCGCAG tgattcGGGGTTCGTTCATAAAGGGGAATATGATGGCTCTCGATCGTCATCATCGTCGAAGAGAGAATACGAGGGTGGAGCCCAGTCTCCACCTCGGAAATCGGAGCTTGATGGATTGACACCATTTGAGAAGAATTTCTATGCGGAGTCTCCGGCAGTTGCTTCGATGTCTGAGAGTGACGTGGAGGAGTATAGGCGGCGGCGAGAGATTACAGTTGAAGGGAAGAATGTCCCCAAGCCCGTCAAGAGTTTCGGCGATGTTAATTTCCCTG AGTATGTTATGCAAGAAATTGTAAAAGCTGGATTTACTGAACCTACAGCCATTCAGTCTCAAGGTTGGCCCATGGCTCTGAAGGGGCGAGATCTTATTGGTATTGCAGAAACAGGATCTGGGAAGACCCTTGCTTATCTCCTACCTGCTATTGTTCACGTGAATGCTCAACCATTTTTAG CTCCTGGAGATGGTCCAATTGTTCTAGTATTAGCTCCAACTCGCGAGCTTGCTGTTCAAATACAACAGGAAGCTACTAAATTTGGTGCATCATCGAAGATTAAGAATACATGCATATATGGTGGGGTTCCTAAGGGACCTCAAGTTCGTGATCTCCAGAAAG GCGTTGAAATTGTTATTGCCACTCCCGGTAGGTTAATTGACATGTTGGAATCTCATCATACGAACCTGCGAAGGGTTACATATCTGGTGTTAGATGAAGCAGATAGAATGCTGGATATGGGTTTTGAGCCTCAGATTAGAAAAATTGTTGACCAG ATTCGCCCAGACCGTCAGACTTTGTATTGGAGTGCCACTTGGCCCAAGGAGGTTGAACAACTTGCACGGCGATTCCTTTTTAATCCATATAAA GTGATTATTGGCTCGCCAGATCTGAAAGCCAACCATGCTATTCACCAGCACGTGGAAATTATGTCTGAGAACCAGAAATATAACAA ATTGGTGAAGTTGCTGGAGGACATTATGGATGGTAGccgaattttgatttttatggaTACTAAAAAAGGGTGTGATCAGATAACCAGGCAGCTGAGAATGGATGGTTGGCCTGCTTTGTCTATTCATGGAGACAAAAGCCAAGCAGAAAGAGATTGGGTCCTGTCTGAATTTAGGGCTGGCAAGAGTCCCATAATGACAGCTACAGATGTTGCTGCTCGGGGTTTAG AtgtgaaggatgtgaaatatgTGATCAATTATGACTTTCCGGGATCTCTTGAGGATTATGTCCATCGCATAGGCAGAACAGGAAGGGCCGGTGCCAAAGGCACCGCCTACACCTTCTTCACGGCTGCTAATGCGAGATTTGCGAAGGATCTTATTAAAATTCTGCAGGAGGCTGGACAAAAGGTCAGTCCTGAGCTTGTAACGATGGGACGGGGCGCACCTCCTCCTCCAG CTTTCGGAGGCGGATCTCGAGATCGTGGAAGAGGTTATGGTGGTGGCCGTTCTTGGAACTAA
- the LOC142528244 gene encoding serine/threonine-protein phosphatase 7 long form homolog, with protein sequence MEFNAGPIDDSVLYRQETHISSVISKNNLDRTLRVRRSDNIISKLCEDKILHHRVLTRLNDMGLYGIIRCGFFKYDNHLITALVERWRRETHTFHLRVGEATITLQDVELVWNLNINGFAVTGVDESFKPHVWQSQCAEWLGFMPHVNQFRGNKLVMSVLDQYCRSILINDNSTHVEVERYTRCVALMIIGGCMLPDSDCCSVNLMYLRLLRDTNQVSKYSWGSAVLAFLYRELCTASTIGKGEIAGPIFILQVWALSRITFLCPDPFGDIPDDDDHNDQILPFPPFGERYIYKSLGKCIFVMLIANLFPI encoded by the exons ATGGAATTTAACGCTGGACCAATAGATGATAGTGTTTTATAtagacaagaaactcatatatCAAGTGTCATTTCAAAAAACAATTTGGATAGAACTTTAAGGGTGCGGCGATCCGACAATATTATATCCAAATTGTGTGAAGATAAAATACTGCATCATCGCGTTCTTACACGTTTAAATGATATGGGTCTTTATGGCATTATTCGTTGCGGATTCTTCAAATATGATAATCATTTGATTACGGCTCTCGTTGAAAGATGGCGTAGAGAGACTCATACATTTCATCTTCGTGTTGGTGAGGCAACAATAACGTTGCAAGATGTTGAGCTGGTATGGAATCTAAATATTAACGGTTTTGCTGTTACTGGCGTTGACGAATCTTTTAAGCCACACGTGTGGCAAAGTCAATGTGCTGAATGGTTGGGTTTTATGCCACACGTAAATCAATTCAGAGGTAATAAATTGGTAATGTCAGTGCTGGATCAATATTGTAGATCAATTTTGATCAACGATAATAGCACACATGTAGAAGTTGAGCGGTATACTCGGTGCGTGGCATTGATGATTATCGGAGGATGTATGTTACCTGATTCAGATTGTTGTTCCGTAAATTTGATGTACTTACGTCTTCTCCGAGACACGAATCAGGTTTCAAAATACAGTTGGGGAAGTGCTGTACTAGCATTCCTCTATCGTGAACTGTGTACTGCATCAACTATCGGCAAAGGTGAAATAGCAGGACCAATTTTCATTTTACAG gtttggGCACTTTCTAGAATTACCTTTCTTTGTCCAGATCCATTTGGTGACATTCCAGATGACGATGATCACAATGACCAAATTCTTCCATTTCCTCCATTTGGTGAAAGGTATATTTATAAATCTTTGGGTAAATGTATTTTTGTGATGTTGATTGCAAATCTATTCCCAATTTAA
- the LOC142529393 gene encoding uncharacterized protein LOC142529393, translated as MTEGGPKIFTKKSKLKPVTPSTMAASSSTGTASVVPPPPPPKESFARRYKFMWPLLLAVNFVVSYLFTRTSKKGVGTEAEKPDAPVTSTSISPHAAPVIISENLVTRSTVEPVQHAPIAEDQQRELYKWLLEERRKIEPEDGEEEKRIEEEKAILKQFIRAKFIPIL; from the exons ATGACAGAAGGTGGTCCCAAAATCTTCACCAAAAAAT CGAAGCTGAAGCCTGTTACACCATCCACCATGGCTGCGTCTTCGTCAACGGGGACTGCCTCTGTTGTTCCTCCGCCTCCTCCTCCCAAGGAATCGTTTGCTCGCCGTTATAAGTTTATGTGGCCACTTCTATTGGCTGTCAATTTCGTCGTTT CCTATCTTTTTACAAGAACTAGTAAGAAAGGTGTGGGAACTGAAGCAGAAAAACCAGATGCTCCTGTCACTTCTACGTCAATATCACCTCATGCTGCACCAGTTATCATCTCTGAAAATTTGGTTACTCGATCCACTGTTGAGCCTGTACAACATGCGCCAATCGCGGAAGATCAGCAACGCGAATTGTACAAATGGCTGTTAGAAGAGAGGAGAAAAATAGAGCCCGAAGATGGTGAAGAGGAGAAGcgtattgaagaagaaaaagccATTCTAAAACAGTTTATTCGAGCCAAGTTCATCccaattttgtga
- the LOC142528626 gene encoding inactive protein kinase SELMODRAFT_444075-like produces the protein MSREMKKVGTHEKGGSAVAEKVLVAVKASKEIPKTALLWALTHVVQPGDCITLLVVVSSHSSGRKFWGFPIFAGDCASGNWRFHSGTTAEQKSDITDYCSQMILQLHHVYDPNKINMKIRIVSGTACGAVAAEAKKKIASWVVLDKHLKQEEKRCMEELQCNIVVMKHSQPKILRLNLMGSPEKEPEILNSDSDESSKKQENMSSSLNPTRGPLVTPSSSPEPFTVTEAATSSVSSSDPGTSPFFVTEKKDGLRREELLATKQEREINESNSETDSEKLSPSSRFQPWMAEIVTAHCQFFEHPGESSGRIGNQTQNSSTKAQLEKLSNLYLESEFQSPSYRPNLDFNESFREVMSLRTAPSGSPPLCSVCQHKAPVFGKPPRWFTYAELELATGAFSQANFLAEGGFGSVHRGVLPDGLVVAVKQHKLASSQGDQEFCSEVEVLSCAQQRNVVMLIGFCIEDGRRLLVYEYICNGSLDSHLYGHQQGSLTWNARKKIAVGAARGLRYLHEECRVGCIVHRDLRPNNILITHDFEPLVGDFGLARWQPDGDTGVETRVIGTFGYLAPEYAQSGQITEKADVYSFGVVLVELVTGRKAVDLSRPKGQQCLAEWARPLLVAYATDELVDPRLGSCYVEHEVYCMLHAASLCIRRDPEARPRMSQVLRILEGDAIDPSCPSSTPGFDMSGTISSHYQLLHEQQTDSIDDEASRCFSSNLALNNSGGRPSQDFM, from the exons ATGAGTAGAGAGATGAAGAAAGTGGGAACACACGAAAAGGGTGGTTCTGCTGTAGCTGAGAAGGTATTGGTTGCTGTTAAAGCATCAAAGGAGATTCCTAAGACTGCTCTTTTGTGGGCTCTGACTCATGTTGTTCAGCCTGGGGATTGCATTACTCTTCTTGTGGTTGTCTCTTCACATAGTTCTG GTCGAAAATTTTGGGGATTCCCAATATTTGCTGGAGACTGTGCTAGTGGCAACTGGAGGTTTCACTCTGGTACAACTGCAGAACAGAAATCTGATATAACAGATTATTGCTCCCAGATGATTCTTCAGCTTCATCATGTTTATGATCCTAACAAA ATCAATATGAAGATAAGAATCGTATCTGGTACCGCTTGTGGAGCAGTGGCTGCTGAGGCAAAGAAAAAGATAGCTAGTTGGGTTGTTCTGGACAA GCATCTCAAACAGGAGGAGAAACGATGCATGGAAGAGCTGCAATGCAACATTGTAGTAATGAAGCATTCTCAACCAAAAATACTGCGGCTCAATCTAATGGGATCACCTGAAAAGGAGcctgaaattttgaattctgataGTGACGAATCATCAAAGAAACAAGAAAACATGAGTAGTTCTTTGAATCCAACTCGTGGTCCGCTTGTCACCCCATCGAGTAGTCCCGAGCCATTTACTGTCACTGAAGCTGCAACGTCATCAGTTTCAAGTTCTGATCCTGGAACTTCACCATTTTTCGTGACTGAAAAAAAAGATGGCCTGAGGCGAGAAGAATTGTTAGCCACAAAACAGGAAAGGGAAATTAATGAATCTAAttcagaaactgacagtgaaaaGTTGTCTCCCTCTTCAAGGTTTCAACCATGGATGGCAGAAATTGTTACCGCACATTGTCAATTTTTTGAACATCCAGGAGAAAGCTCAGGACGAATTGGTAATCAGACTCAAAATTCATCTACCAAAGCCCAGTTAGAAAAGCTTTCAAATCTTTACTTGGAATCTGAATTTCAATCGCCAAGCTATCGTCCTAACCTTGATTTCAATGAAAGTTTTAGAGAAGTTATGTCACTAAGAACAGCGCCCTCTGGGTCCCCTCCCTTGTGTTCTGTGTGTCAGCACAAGGCTCCTGTATTTGGAAAGCCTCCTAGGTGGTTCACATATGCTGAGCTAGAGCTCGCAACTGGAGCGTTTTCACAAGCTAATTTTTTAGCAGAAGGTGGGTTTGGATCTGTTCACAGAGGTGTACTTCCTGATGGCCTTGTAGTGGCTGTCAAGCAGCATAAATTGGCAAGTTCTCAAGGGGATCAAGAATTTTGTTCAGAAGTTGAAGTTTTAAGTTGTGCTCAGCAACGCAATGTCGTTATGTTGATTGGTTTCTGCATTGAAGATGGTAGAAGATTACTAGTCTACGAATACATTTGCAACGGATCTCTAGATTCTCATCTTTACG GACACCAACAAGGTTCACTTACATGGAATGCACGTAAAAAAATAGCAGTTGGAGCTGCACGAGGGTTGCGATATCTTCATGAAGAATGTAGGGTTGGCTGCATAGTGCATCGAGATTTGCGACCAAATAACATTCTCATTACTCATGATTTTGAGCCCTTG GTGGGAGACTTTGGTCTAGCTAGATGGCAACCAGATGGAGATACGGGAGTTGAAACGAGAGTGATTGGAACATTTGG GTACTTGGCACCTGAGTATGCTCAAAGCGGTCAGATCACAGAAAAGGCAGATGTTTACTCATTTGGTGTGGTACTGGTGGAACTTGTAACCGGGCGTAAGGCTGTGGATCTTAGCAGACCCAAAGGACAGCAGTGTCTTGCCGAGTGG GCACGTCCATTATTGGTCGCGTATGCCACTGATGAACTCGTTGATCCACGATTAGGAAGCTGCTACGTAGAGCACGAGGTTTACTGTATGTTGCACGCTGCATCTTTATGCATTCGTCGTGATCCCGAGGCTCGGCCTCGCATGTCGCAG GTACTTCGGATACTGGAAGGCGATGCTATCGATCCAAGTTGTCCATCATCCACACCAGGATTTGATATGAGCGGCACTATTTCATCACATTACCAGCTGCTGCATGAACAGCAAACTGACTCCATAGACGACGAGGCATCAAGATGTTTTAGTTCGAATCTCGCCCTTAACAACAGCGGGGGGAGACCAAGTCAAGATTTCATGTGA
- the LOC142528717 gene encoding uncharacterized protein LOC142528717 codes for MDKSRSVEVHVVLDDDTLQFMFGPGSDVQCIELYIECEAIEDNVVTNVVESYIPCITQGLSMIGFDQSGGTSSATYNENVDPPYSSMDNNIGDWDQYIIGCADKDNNCWPNVNSNASSLARVVAAVATDDETSRQMFADSALLENIESDSEPDTPVGDDSDEEGNEDAFENVSEQLHGATSDIVPLDVSNIYEMPQFFSAVYEEQCPDSVGVSSGSQTVFYNPEKGELHKNIVFRSKKELIAAVKDFSVRCVRREYRVVESTPTLWKVRCKNRSSSMDCGWGLRACLKANLGYFKITKYGDRHTCVSSHVGIDHKNLDKNMIASNLIGIVHCDPSCEIKYVQQLIKDKYGYEISYAKAWYSLKRAVENVYGTWESSVRILPTYMGALMKFNPGTIVEWRHFPTNNPSIKVLNYVFWAFRPCVDGFRYCRKIISIDGTHLYTKYKHKMLIAAGLDANNQILPLAFALVDEESYDSWKWFLDLLCVHVINGLPGVCIISDRHRAIIGAIEGIPQFNPPYGVHRFCLRHVCSNFNTHFKNVHLKDLCWQAGSQHQVRKFDDIMNEIKNKQPNAYKFLSEIDKHKWTLAHDGGWRFGIMTTNMSECLNGVLKGARRLPITAIVKMTFQRCAEYFINRITKCQCMMQNNQPWPDYVLHKYEKWSVRSNEHTVSRIEIRAKQATVTTGVRPGRGKHVQVVTLTTCECSCGKWKIFGIPCSHAICTAKHFGIRATPQSSST; via the exons ATGGACAAATCGCGTTCAGTAGAAGTTCATGTTGTCCTTGACGATGATACTTTACAATTTATGTTTGGTCCTGGTTCCGATGTGCAGTGCATAGAGTTGTATATTGAATGTGAGGCCATTGAAGATAATGTAGTAACAAATGTTGTTGAGTCGTACATTCCATGTATTACCCAAGGTCTAAGTATGATAGGATTTGATCAGTCAGGTGGCACGTCGTCTGCTACTTACAATGAAAATGTTGATCCACCTTATTCTTCCATGGACAATAATATTGGGGACTGGGATCAATATATTATTGGATGCGCAGATAAAGATAATAATTGTTGGCCGAACGTGAATTCTAATGCATCAAGCTTGGCTCGTGTAGTCGCTGCAGTGGCAACAGATGATGAAACATCACGTCAAATGTTTGCTGATTCTGCATTACTGGAAAATATAGAGAGTGACAGCGAGCCTGACACACCAGTGGGTGATGATTCAGACGAGGAGGGTAACGAGGACGCGTTCGAAAATGTTAGTGAGCAATTACATGGCGCAACTTCAGACATAGTTCCACTTGATGTTTCTAATATTTATGAGATGCCACAATTTTTTAGTGCTGTGTATGAAGAACAATGTCCTGATTCTGTAGGTGTGTCATCCGGGTCACAGACTGTCTTTTATAATCCGGAGAAAGGAGAATTACATAAAAACATAGTCTTTAGAAGCAAAAAAGAATTGATTGCAGCTGTTAAAGACTTTTCTGTTAGATGTGTAAGGCGTGAATATCGTGTTGTTGAGAGCACACCGACTTTATGGAAAGTTCGGTGCAAGAATCGATCATCGAGCATGGATTGTGGATGGGGCCTCCGAGCTTGTTTGAAAGCAAATTTGGGTTATTTTAAGATCACTAAATATGGAGATCGACACACATGTGTTTCTAGCCATGTTGGGATTGACCACAAAAACCTAGACAAAAACATGATCGCCTCGAATCTTATTGGTATTGTGCATTGTGATCCATCTTGTGAGATTAAATATGTTCAGCAACTTATCAAAGACAAATATGGTTATGAAATTTCGTATGCCAAGGCATGGTACAGTTTGAAGCGTGCTGTTGAAAACGTGTATGGCACATGGGAGAGTTCGGTTCGCATTTTGCCAACATACATGGGTGCTCTTATGAAGTTCAATCCCGGAACAATTGTTGAGTGGAGACATTTTCCAACAAACAACCCatcaataaaagttttaaactatGTTTTTTGGGCCTTTCGACCATGTGTAGATGGGTTCCGATATTGCCGTAAAATTATCAGCATTGATGGCACTCATTTATATACGAAGTATAAGCACAAGATGCTTATTGCTGCAGGTTTGGATGCCAACAATCAGATATTACCCCTGGCTTTTGCACTCGTGGATGAAGAGAGTTATGATTCGTGGAAATGGTTTTTAGACCTTTTGTGTGTGCATGTTATTAATGGCCTACCAGGAGTTTGCATTATCTCTGATAGACATCGGGCCATCATTGGAGCCATCGAGGGAATACCTCAGTTCAATCCTCCGTACGGTGTACATCGGTTTTGCCTGAGACATGTTTGCTCTAATTTCAACACGCACTTCAAAAACGTTCATCTGAAAGACCTTTGTTGGCAAGCAGGATCACAACACCAGGTTCGCAAATTTGACGATATAATGAACGAAATTAAGAACAAGCAACCAAATGCATACAAATTTTTGTCTGAAATTGATAAACATAAGTGGACTCTTGCACATGATGGTGGTTGGCGCTTTGGCATAATGACAACAAATATGTCTGAGTGTCTTAATGGTGTACTCAAGGGTGCTCGTCGTCTTCCGATTACAGCAATAGTTAAGATGACTTTCCAAAGATGTGCGGAGTATTTTATAAATCGCATCACAAAGTGTCAATGTATGATGCAGAACAACCAACCTTGGCCTGACTATGTGTTGCATAAATATGAGAAATGGTCTGTCAGATCCAACGAACATACCGTGAGTCGGATCGAGATAAGAGCAAAGCAAGCTACTGTGACAACCGGGGTACGTCCAGGGCGAGGCAAACATGTCCAAGTTGTCACACTAACAACATGTGAATGCTCTTGTGGAAAGTGGAAAATCTTCGGAATTCCCTGTTCTCATGCAATTTGTACGGCAAAACACTTTGG TATTCGAGCTACGCCACAATCCAGTTCGACGTGA
- the LOC142528627 gene encoding PRA1 family protein F2-like, giving the protein MTNYGTIPTSSSPSGGHIEYISRAKERIKSGLGTRRPWREMFSFHSLNLPKSFRDSISRVKTNAGYFRMNYAIVFLLIIFLSLLWFPISLIVFIVMLAIWLVLYFLRDEPLVICGRTISDKAVLIILSIVTLVVLLLTHATKNILVALAIAVVVVLIHAIVRKTDDLYFDEEAGGLLRSSPSSP; this is encoded by the coding sequence ATGACGAATTACGGCACAATCCCCACCTCATCTTCGCCTTCCGGCGGCCACATCGAGTACATCTCACGGGCTAAGGAACGCATCAAATCCGGACTCGGCACGCGCCGCCCCTGGCGTGAAATGTTCTCCTTCCACTCCCTAAACCTCCCCAAATCCTTCCGAGACTCCATCTCCCGTGTCAAAACTAACGCCGGCTACTTCCGCATGAACTACGCCATCGTATTTCTGTTAATTATCTTCCTCAGCCTCCTCTGGTTCCCTATCTCGCTCATCGTCTTCATCGTCATGTTGGCCATCTGGTTGGTCCTCTACTTCCTCCGAGACGAGCCGCTGGTGATCTGCGGCCGCACGATCTCCGACAAGGCGGTGCTGATCATTCTCTCCATCGTGACGCTTGTTGTTCTACTGCTGACGCACGCCACCAAGAATATTCTGGTGGCGTTGGCGATCGCCGTGGTGGTTGTTCTGATCCACGCCATCGTGAGGAAAACTGACGATTTGTACTTCGACGAAGAGGCGGGAGGCTTGTTGAGATCTTCACCGTCCTCCCcttga